From Streptomyces sp. NBC_01460, a single genomic window includes:
- a CDS encoding ATP-binding protein, with protein MTVSVQTDAAGGDVLRPHAEHAFAGELKALAAADDRPRPARWKLSPWAVSTYLLGGTLPDGTLITPKYVGPRRLVEVAVTTLATDRALLLLGVPGTAKTWVSEHLAAAVSGDSTLLVQGTAGTPEEAVRYGWNYARLLADGPSRAALVPSPVMRAMADGMTARIEELTRIPADVQDALITILSEKTLPVPELGQEVQAVRGFNLVATANDRDRGVNELSSALRRRFNTVVLPLPATPEAEVDIVSRRVAQIGRALDLPPAPDGMAEIRRVVTVFRELRDGITTDGRTTLKSPSGTLSTAEAISVVTGGLALAAHFGDGVLRPGDVAAGVLAAVVRDPAADRVVWQEYVETVVRERDGWKDFYRACREAAA; from the coding sequence ATGACCGTGTCCGTACAGACCGACGCAGCCGGCGGCGACGTCCTGAGGCCGCATGCCGAGCACGCCTTCGCGGGTGAGCTCAAGGCGCTCGCCGCCGCCGACGACCGTCCCAGGCCCGCCCGTTGGAAGCTCTCGCCCTGGGCCGTCTCCACCTACCTGCTGGGCGGGACGCTCCCCGACGGCACGCTGATCACACCGAAGTACGTGGGGCCGCGCCGCCTCGTCGAGGTCGCCGTGACCACACTCGCCACGGACCGGGCCCTACTGCTCCTCGGCGTCCCGGGGACCGCCAAGACATGGGTCTCCGAACATCTCGCCGCAGCCGTCAGCGGGGACTCGACCCTGCTCGTCCAGGGCACGGCGGGCACCCCCGAGGAAGCGGTCCGCTACGGATGGAACTACGCGCGGCTGCTGGCCGACGGGCCCAGCCGCGCGGCCCTGGTGCCGAGCCCGGTCATGCGGGCCATGGCCGACGGCATGACCGCCCGCATCGAGGAGCTCACCCGCATCCCCGCAGACGTGCAGGACGCACTCATCACGATCCTTTCGGAGAAGACGCTGCCCGTCCCGGAGCTGGGACAGGAGGTCCAGGCGGTCCGGGGCTTCAACCTCGTCGCCACGGCCAACGACCGGGACCGCGGGGTCAACGAGCTCTCCAGCGCCCTGCGCCGCCGCTTCAACACCGTCGTGCTGCCCCTGCCCGCGACCCCCGAGGCCGAGGTGGACATCGTGTCCCGGCGCGTGGCCCAGATCGGACGGGCGCTCGACCTGCCCCCCGCGCCCGACGGCATGGCCGAGATCCGGCGCGTCGTCACGGTCTTCCGTGAACTGCGGGACGGCATCACCACGGACGGCCGCACCACCCTCAAGTCGCCTTCCGGGACGCTGTCCACAGCCGAGGCCATCTCCGTCGTCACCGGAGGTCTCGCGCTCGCCGCCCACTTCGGCGACGGGGTCCTGCGCCCCGGGGACGTCGCGGCGGGCGTTCTGGCGGCCGTGGTCCGCGACCCTGCCGCCGACCGGGTGGTCTGGCAGGAGTACGTGGAGACCGTCGTCCGCGAGCGGGACGGCTGGAAGGACTTCTACCGCGCCTGCCGTGAGGCCGCCGCATGA
- a CDS encoding DUF5691 domain-containing protein, translated as MPTTATTTGVPVDTPWEDLVTSALLGTDRRPLRAEDGAALGPAALLDAAAVHTVWRRAALRPATGAAPPEPAPADLRPPLPRAARRRLAQLLADRSVPPGGGRRGTAPDLTELIPQWLASAGARGYRAPAELLPALLDAARARTDLRPHVLAFAGPRGLWLAGLNPEWRFALRADARGARRPDTADPEAVRRLWEEGLFAERVALLGALRERDASAARSLLAATWSAERAEDRLMFLDSLRSGLSGADEAFLEDALTDRSRNVRATAAELLSALPGSALALRMADRAMSCVNPDRTGGAVSVAVEAPHECDAAMQRDGVVPVPPSGRGERSWWLGQLVEATPLDVWRDRFDGRTARELVTLPVADGWAGELHAAWCRAAVRQRDPAWARALLGTPATPPADGPGTASLAERSQLLATLPSAERALWVAGFIAAHGLSEAFQLLGVCSVPWDGPLGRAVVDALDIARDAGSYPWSFSGVMGLAERCLNPAEADRLAVLTTTPDEPEGASPGAGGYWSEAFQRLVSTLRLRAAMDAELADDGGAERHARNGTG; from the coding sequence ATGCCCACCACCGCCACGACCACCGGCGTGCCCGTGGACACCCCCTGGGAGGACCTCGTCACCTCGGCCCTGCTCGGCACCGACCGGCGCCCTCTCCGGGCGGAGGACGGGGCCGCGCTCGGGCCGGCGGCGCTGCTCGACGCGGCGGCGGTGCACACCGTGTGGCGCCGGGCGGCTCTGCGTCCTGCCACCGGGGCCGCCCCACCGGAGCCCGCACCCGCCGACCTCCGTCCGCCGCTGCCCCGTGCCGCCCGCCGCCGGCTCGCCCAGCTGCTCGCCGACCGCTCGGTCCCGCCCGGCGGGGGACGCCGGGGCACGGCCCCCGATCTCACCGAGCTCATCCCCCAGTGGCTGGCCTCCGCCGGTGCGCGGGGCTACCGGGCGCCGGCGGAGCTGCTGCCCGCCCTGCTGGACGCGGCGCGGGCGCGCACGGACCTGCGCCCGCACGTCCTCGCCTTCGCCGGGCCGCGCGGGCTCTGGCTGGCCGGGCTGAATCCGGAGTGGAGGTTCGCGCTGCGTGCCGATGCACGCGGTGCCAGGCGACCCGACACGGCCGACCCGGAAGCGGTGCGCAGGCTCTGGGAGGAGGGCCTCTTCGCCGAACGGGTGGCCCTGCTCGGGGCGCTGCGGGAGCGGGATGCCTCCGCGGCCCGGTCCCTGCTCGCCGCCACGTGGTCCGCGGAGAGGGCGGAGGACCGGCTGATGTTCCTCGATTCCCTGCGCTCAGGCCTCTCCGGGGCCGACGAGGCGTTCCTGGAGGACGCCCTGACGGACCGCAGCCGCAACGTGCGCGCGACGGCGGCCGAACTGCTCTCCGCGCTGCCCGGTTCGGCGCTCGCCCTCCGGATGGCCGACCGCGCCATGTCCTGCGTGAATCCCGACCGTACGGGAGGTGCCGTCTCCGTCGCCGTGGAGGCGCCGCACGAGTGCGACGCGGCGATGCAGCGGGACGGCGTGGTCCCCGTACCGCCCTCGGGGCGCGGCGAACGGTCGTGGTGGCTGGGCCAGTTGGTGGAGGCCACCCCGCTGGACGTCTGGCGGGACAGGTTCGACGGCCGGACGGCCCGCGAGCTCGTCACACTGCCGGTCGCCGACGGCTGGGCAGGTGAGCTGCACGCCGCCTGGTGCCGCGCCGCGGTGCGGCAACGGGACCCCGCGTGGGCGCGGGCGCTGCTCGGCACCCCCGCGACACCGCCGGCGGACGGCCCGGGGACGGCCTCGCTGGCGGAGCGCTCCCAGCTCCTCGCCACCCTGCCCTCGGCCGAACGGGCGCTCTGGGTCGCCGGTTTCATAGCCGCGCACGGCCTGTCCGAGGCCTTCCAGCTGTTGGGCGTCTGCTCCGTGCCCTGGGACGGGCCGCTCGGCCGGGCCGTGGTCGACGCACTGGACATCGCCCGGGACGCGGGGAGTTACCCCTGGAGCTTCAGCGGGGTGATGGGCCTGGCCGAGCGCTGCCTGAACCCTGCCGAGGCGGACCGGCTCGCGGTGCTGACCACCACTCCCGACGAACCGGAAGGTGCTTCGCCGGGGGCCGGGGGCTACTGGTCGGAGGCCTTCCAGCGCCTCGTCTCCACCCTGCGGCTGCGCGCCGCCATGGACGCGGAGCTGGCAGACGACGGCGGGGCTGAACGGCACGCGCGGAACGGCACAGGCTGA
- a CDS encoding esterase/lipase family protein, which yields MKVLSFLPLLLRRPCLRPAWLSSTLIRATALELVILAGHVLIYPSGLTPERRAPAAPPPSGTGTGTGRDGDGHPAPDTDADPDTDGITRSAEATVLPTAAGDRPPVVLLHGFIDNRSVFVLLRRSLARHGWHHLESLNYSPLTCDIRTAAELLDRHVEEICARTGHREIDIVGHSLGGLIARYYVQRLGGDRRVRTLVTLGTPHGGTAAAPLAGAHPIVRQMRAGSDLIEELRRPAPGCRTRFVSFWSELDRVMLPVETACVDHPDLDAVNVRVTGIGHLALPVHPAVASAIRQALESDGAAVGTPGTAPGAASVA from the coding sequence ATGAAGGTCCTGTCCTTCCTACCCCTACTGCTGCGCAGGCCGTGCCTGCGCCCCGCCTGGTTGTCGTCGACGCTGATCAGGGCCACCGCGCTGGAGCTGGTGATCCTCGCCGGACACGTGCTCATCTACCCGTCCGGCCTGACCCCGGAGCGCCGGGCCCCCGCGGCCCCGCCCCCATCCGGCACAGGCACCGGCACCGGCCGTGACGGAGACGGACACCCGGCACCGGACACCGACGCAGACCCGGACACCGACGGAATCACCCGTTCGGCCGAAGCCACCGTGCTGCCCACCGCGGCCGGCGACCGGCCGCCCGTCGTCCTGCTGCACGGGTTCATCGACAACCGCTCCGTCTTCGTCCTGCTCCGCCGCTCCCTGGCCCGCCACGGCTGGCACCATCTCGAGTCGCTCAACTACTCACCCCTGACCTGCGACATCCGCACCGCGGCCGAACTGCTGGATCGCCATGTGGAGGAGATCTGCGCCCGCACGGGGCACCGCGAGATCGACATCGTCGGGCACAGTCTCGGCGGCCTCATCGCGCGGTACTACGTGCAGCGGCTCGGCGGGGACCGCCGGGTGCGCACGCTCGTCACTCTCGGTACGCCGCACGGCGGCACGGCCGCCGCCCCGCTGGCGGGCGCCCACCCCATCGTCCGCCAGATGCGCGCCGGCTCCGATCTGATCGAGGAGCTGCGCCGCCCCGCTCCGGGCTGCCGGACGCGGTTCGTCAGCTTCTGGAGCGAGCTGGACCGGGTGATGCTCCCCGTCGAGACGGCCTGCGTCGACCACCCGGACCTCGACGCGGTGAATGTGCGTGTCACCGGTATCGGCCACCTGGCCCTTCCGGTGCACCCCGCGGTCGCGTCCGCGATCCGTCAGGCGCTCGAGTCCGACGGTGCGGCCGTCGGCACCCCGGGAACCGCCCCGGGAGCCGCCTCGGTCGCCTGA
- a CDS encoding cobalamin B12-binding domain-containing protein encodes MGVTGPIRVVVAKPGLDGHDRGAKVIARALRDAGMEVIYTGLHQTPEQIVDTAIQEDADAIGLSILSGAHNTLFAKVIELLKEREAEDIKVFGGGIIPEADIAPLKEQGVAEIFTPGATTASIVDWVNAHVRQPAGA; translated from the coding sequence ATGGGTGTGACCGGTCCGATCCGTGTGGTGGTCGCCAAGCCGGGCCTCGACGGCCATGACCGCGGGGCGAAGGTGATCGCGCGGGCGCTGCGGGACGCGGGTATGGAGGTCATCTACACGGGGCTCCACCAGACCCCCGAGCAGATCGTGGACACGGCGATCCAGGAGGACGCCGACGCCATCGGTCTCTCCATCCTCTCCGGCGCCCACAACACGCTCTTCGCCAAGGTCATCGAGCTGCTCAAGGAGCGCGAGGCGGAGGACATCAAGGTGTTCGGCGGCGGCATCATCCCCGAGGCGGACATCGCTCCGCTCAAGGAGCAGGGCGTCGCGGAGATCTTCACCCCGGGCGCGACGACTGCCTCGATCGTGGACTGGGTCAACGCGCACGTCCGCCAGCCCGCGGGGGCCTGA
- a CDS encoding DUF5682 family protein yields MTPRTVGRAPANGPLLLGVRHHGPGSARAVLAALESARPSAVLVEGPPEGDALLPLAAHGRMRPPVALLAHAVDDPGRAAFWPMAEFSPEWVAIRWALSHEVPVRFVDLPAAHSLALTDRQQAGVEKEGKDPGIDPIGILAGAAGHDDPERWWEDVVEHRAADGAPADPCAPFAALAEAMTALREAHGDGGHPQDAVREAAMRLQLRAARKEFGDGFAVVCGAWHVPALTARTTVAADRALLKGMPKVRAELTWVPWTHRRLARYSGYGAGIESPGWYGHLFGAPDRPVERWMTKAAGLLRASDRAVSSADVIEAVRLAETLAALRGRPAVGLDEATDAVRAVMCGGSDVPLALVRDRLVVGEILGEVPETAPAVPLQRDLDRQQRALRLRPEAEKRELELDLRKETDAARSRLLHRLRLLGVDWGEPAAGRGSTGTFRESWRLRWEPELFVRTAEAGVWGTTVLGAATARAESDAVSASSLARVTALAEQCLLAGLPEALPVVMRALADRAALDADVGHLADALPALARSLRYGDVRATDTTALGEVAVGLAERVCVGLPSACTGLDADAAAEAHRRMDGVHTAIALLAGAVRADGLPERWAAVLRTLSGGDAVAGVIRGRATRLLLDDGRLSGSDAARVMGLALSPGTAPAGAAAWIEGFVGGAAGGGLLLVHDERLLGLVDTWLTGVPADAFTDVLPLVRRTFSAYEPGVRRTLGELVRRGPGAGTARGERGEGVPAAPGFGEALDEERADAVVPVLRLLLGADGPDGAVGAVGPAGVAVTG; encoded by the coding sequence ATGACCCCTCGTACCGTGGGGCGCGCCCCTGCGAACGGTCCGCTGCTCCTGGGGGTCCGTCACCACGGCCCCGGCTCCGCCCGCGCGGTCCTGGCGGCCCTGGAATCCGCCCGGCCGAGCGCGGTGCTCGTCGAGGGGCCGCCCGAGGGCGACGCCCTGCTGCCGCTCGCCGCGCACGGCAGGATGCGTCCGCCGGTCGCGCTGCTCGCCCACGCCGTGGACGATCCGGGGCGCGCCGCGTTCTGGCCGATGGCCGAGTTCTCGCCCGAGTGGGTGGCGATCCGCTGGGCCCTGTCGCACGAGGTCCCCGTGCGCTTCGTGGACCTGCCGGCCGCGCACTCACTGGCGCTGACGGACCGGCAGCAGGCAGGTGTCGAGAAGGAGGGGAAGGACCCTGGCATCGACCCGATCGGCATCCTCGCCGGGGCCGCCGGTCACGACGACCCCGAGCGCTGGTGGGAGGACGTCGTCGAGCACCGTGCGGCGGACGGCGCTCCGGCCGACCCGTGTGCCCCGTTCGCCGCGCTCGCCGAGGCGATGACGGCGCTGCGTGAGGCGCACGGGGACGGGGGGCATCCGCAGGACGCCGTCCGGGAGGCCGCCATGCGCCTCCAGCTGCGCGCCGCCCGCAAGGAGTTCGGCGACGGCTTCGCCGTGGTCTGCGGCGCGTGGCACGTGCCCGCGCTCACCGCGAGGACGACGGTCGCCGCGGACCGGGCCCTCCTCAAGGGGATGCCCAAGGTCAGGGCGGAGCTGACCTGGGTGCCCTGGACCCATCGCCGGCTCGCCCGGTACAGCGGATACGGCGCGGGGATCGAGTCGCCCGGCTGGTACGGGCACCTGTTCGGCGCACCCGACCGGCCCGTCGAGCGCTGGATGACGAAGGCCGCCGGGCTGCTGCGCGCTTCGGACAGGGCCGTGTCCTCGGCGGATGTCATCGAGGCCGTCCGGCTCGCCGAGACCCTGGCGGCCCTGCGGGGCCGCCCGGCCGTCGGTCTGGACGAGGCCACCGACGCGGTCAGGGCTGTCATGTGCGGGGGCTCCGACGTGCCGCTCGCCCTCGTGCGGGACCGGCTCGTCGTCGGCGAGATCCTCGGCGAGGTCCCGGAGACCGCCCCCGCCGTGCCCCTCCAGCGCGACCTGGACAGGCAGCAGCGGGCCCTGAGGCTGAGACCGGAGGCGGAGAAGCGCGAGCTGGAGCTCGACCTGCGCAAGGAGACCGACGCGGCCCGCAGCAGACTGCTGCACCGGTTGCGGCTCCTCGGAGTGGACTGGGGCGAACCGGCCGCGGGCCGGGGAAGCACGGGGACGTTCCGGGAGAGCTGGCGGCTGCGCTGGGAGCCCGAGCTGTTCGTCCGGACCGCCGAAGCCGGGGTGTGGGGCACCACCGTGCTGGGCGCCGCGACCGCCAGGGCCGAGTCGGACGCCGTGTCGGCCTCGTCGCTCGCCCGGGTCACGGCGCTCGCCGAGCAGTGCCTCCTGGCCGGCCTGCCCGAGGCGCTGCCCGTCGTGATGAGGGCCCTCGCCGACCGGGCCGCCCTCGACGCGGACGTCGGCCACCTCGCCGACGCACTGCCCGCCCTGGCCCGCTCCCTGCGGTACGGGGACGTGCGGGCCACCGACACCACCGCCCTGGGCGAGGTGGCCGTCGGCCTCGCCGAGCGCGTCTGCGTGGGCCTGCCGTCCGCCTGCACCGGCCTCGACGCGGACGCCGCCGCCGAGGCGCACCGCCGGATGGACGGCGTGCACACCGCGATCGCGCTGCTCGCGGGCGCCGTGCGGGCGGACGGACTGCCCGAACGGTGGGCCGCCGTCCTGCGCACGCTGTCCGGCGGCGACGCGGTCGCCGGCGTGATCAGGGGCCGCGCCACGCGGCTGCTCCTGGACGACGGGCGGCTCTCCGGGAGCGACGCCGCACGTGTCATGGGACTGGCCCTCTCGCCCGGGACGGCGCCCGCCGGCGCGGCGGCCTGGATCGAGGGCTTCGTGGGCGGAGCGGCGGGCGGCGGCCTGCTGCTCGTCCACGACGAACGGCTCCTCGGGCTCGTCGACACCTGGCTCACGGGTGTACCGGCCGACGCGTTCACCGACGTACTGCCCCTGGTGCGCCGCACGTTCTCGGCCTACGAGCCCGGTGTGCGTCGCACGCTGGGCGAACTCGTCCGCCGCGGCCCGGGCGCCGGCACCGCGCGCGGCGAGCGCGGGGAGGGCGTACCCGCTGCGCCCGGCTTCGGCGAAGCACTCGACGAGGAGCGCGCGGACGCGGTGGTCCCGGTGCTCCGGTTGCTGCTCGGCGCGGACGGCCCGGACGGAGCGGTCGGAGCGGTCGGCCCGGCGGGAGTGGCGGTGACCGGATGA